The proteins below come from a single Roseiflexus sp. RS-1 genomic window:
- a CDS encoding D-alanine--D-alanine ligase family protein — protein MTHKVRVGVLFGGQSGEHEVSLVSARAIMDGLDPEKYDIIPIGITKQGRWIIAADAHARLLVQADPSKLPGGSISATTTASAGVGDQETTDPGTLIVAGEYSPLKTLDVIFPVLHGPMGEDGTVQGLLELIGVPYVGCGVLASAVGMDKAMTKVAFSGAGLPVLPWLLVRRREWEHEPQRVLDWIESRLHYPMFVKPANLGSSVGVSKVTDRATLEQGIAEAASYDRRIIVEQGIPAREIEVSVLGNDEPEASVPGEVIPSGEWYDYAAKYLSGSSQILIPAPITLELAAQVRTLAVQAFKAIDGAGLARVDFLLNRETGDLYLNEINTMPGFTPVSMYAMMWDASGLPYTHLLDRLIDLALERHAKGRA, from the coding sequence ATGACGCACAAAGTGCGAGTTGGCGTGCTGTTCGGCGGTCAGTCTGGCGAACACGAGGTCTCGCTGGTCTCGGCGCGCGCGATCATGGACGGTCTCGATCCCGAGAAATACGACATCATACCGATTGGCATCACCAAACAGGGGCGCTGGATCATCGCCGCCGATGCGCATGCGCGCCTGCTGGTACAGGCGGATCCGTCGAAGTTGCCGGGCGGTTCGATCAGCGCAACGACAACGGCGTCAGCCGGGGTCGGCGATCAGGAGACGACCGATCCGGGAACGCTGATCGTTGCCGGTGAATATTCACCGCTCAAAACACTCGATGTGATCTTCCCGGTTCTGCACGGTCCGATGGGTGAAGATGGAACGGTGCAGGGTTTGCTGGAATTGATAGGCGTCCCGTATGTCGGCTGCGGCGTCCTGGCATCGGCAGTCGGCATGGACAAGGCGATGACGAAGGTTGCCTTCTCCGGCGCCGGGTTGCCGGTATTGCCCTGGTTGCTCGTCCGGCGCCGCGAATGGGAACACGAACCGCAACGGGTGCTCGACTGGATTGAGAGTCGGTTGCATTATCCTATGTTCGTCAAGCCAGCCAACCTGGGATCAAGCGTCGGGGTCAGCAAAGTGACCGATCGCGCGACGCTGGAACAGGGCATCGCCGAAGCCGCTTCCTACGACCGGCGGATTATCGTCGAACAGGGCATCCCCGCGCGCGAGATCGAAGTCAGTGTCCTGGGCAACGACGAACCGGAAGCCAGCGTTCCCGGAGAAGTCATTCCGTCCGGCGAGTGGTACGACTACGCAGCAAAATATCTGAGCGGATCGTCGCAGATTCTCATTCCAGCGCCGATCACACTCGAACTGGCAGCGCAGGTGCGCACGCTTGCCGTTCAGGCATTCAAAGCAATCGACGGCGCGGGTCTGGCGCGGGTGGATTTTCTGCTCAATCGTGAAACCGGCGATCTGTACCTGAACGAAATCAACACCATGCCCGGTTTTACACCGGTCAGCATGTATGCCATGATGTGGGATGCGAGTGGTCTCCCTTACACACATCTCCTGGATCGCCTGATCGATCTGGCGCTCGAACGACACGCGAAAGGGCGGGCATGA
- the map gene encoding type I methionyl aminopeptidase, protein MSVILRSRQQIALMRAAGRLVAATFDALREHVRPGVTTRELDRIAEQFVRKHGAIPAYKGYRGFPATICVAVNNVICHGIPGNQRLKEGDIVGIDIGVRLNGWYGDACITLPVGTISPEAQRLLEVAEEAMWRGIRAARGGAHLGDIGAAIQTYAEANGFSVVREWTGHGVGQLLHEEPTVLHYGKPGSGMRLRPGMTFTIEPMINAGGPEAVLDKTDGWTVRTADGSLSAQFEHTIAITEGEPEILTLP, encoded by the coding sequence ATGTCGGTCATACTACGTTCACGGCAGCAGATCGCGCTGATGCGCGCTGCAGGACGGTTGGTGGCAGCGACGTTCGACGCATTGCGTGAGCACGTGCGCCCCGGTGTAACGACCAGAGAACTCGACCGGATAGCAGAACAGTTTGTGCGGAAACACGGCGCGATCCCGGCGTACAAAGGGTATCGCGGCTTTCCTGCCACAATCTGCGTTGCCGTGAACAATGTCATCTGTCACGGCATTCCGGGAAACCAGCGACTGAAGGAAGGGGACATCGTCGGTATCGATATTGGGGTGCGGCTCAATGGCTGGTACGGCGATGCGTGCATCACTCTGCCGGTCGGAACGATCTCCCCTGAAGCGCAGCGGTTGCTTGAGGTCGCCGAAGAAGCGATGTGGCGCGGTATTCGCGCAGCGCGCGGCGGCGCGCACCTGGGGGATATTGGCGCGGCAATCCAGACCTATGCCGAAGCCAACGGCTTTTCGGTGGTGCGTGAATGGACCGGGCACGGCGTCGGGCAACTGTTGCACGAGGAACCGACCGTGCTGCACTATGGCAAACCCGGCTCAGGAATGCGGTTGCGCCCCGGTATGACGTTCACCATCGAGCCGATGATCAACGCTGGCGGTCCGGAAGCAGTGCTGGATAAGACCGATGGATGGACGGTACGCACTGCCGATGGCTCGCTCTCGGCGCAATTCGAGCATACGATTGCGATCACCGAGGGCGAGCCGGAAATTCTGACGCTGCCATAG
- a CDS encoding MFS transporter encodes MSMIEDAMTAQPAGIWVAGRRMLTVGLTLIIIATAFEMLAVAATMPATAQDLGGLAWYGWAFSAFMLANMVAATVAGPEADRRGIATPFIAGTCLFVGGLLIAGLAPTMPLLIVGRAVQGLGSGIIGAVVYIIVGRGYETDARPRMLAIISSAWVVPGMVSPGVAGIITETIGWRWVFLGLIPLPILAACMALPSLRRLAPAQHSTSGNHQRNREIRLALVLATGAGMVIGGLGWMSAAPPTGVALLSLGAVATIIALRQVLPAGTLRAAPGLPAAIAAMGLLNLAFFGVDAFVPLALTTVRGLSIVTAGLALTAATLTWTAGAWMQARLARRMPPGSIAVLGLLVMLIGISATTATVAPVMPALLSIGTWGIAGCGIGLAYSALSLAVLQNATQGHEGRASSALQIASQLGTALGAGIGGVIIGSGGSGITVAAERVMLHFVLMIVVTGIAVLTAWRVER; translated from the coding sequence ATGTCCATGATCGAAGACGCCATGACCGCGCAACCGGCAGGCATCTGGGTTGCCGGACGACGTATGCTCACTGTTGGTCTGACGCTGATCATCATCGCAACCGCCTTCGAGATGCTGGCGGTCGCTGCAACGATGCCGGCCACGGCGCAAGACCTGGGTGGACTGGCGTGGTATGGTTGGGCATTCAGTGCGTTCATGCTGGCAAACATGGTTGCAGCGACCGTCGCGGGACCAGAGGCGGATCGCCGGGGGATTGCGACGCCATTTATCGCCGGCACATGCCTGTTTGTTGGCGGTTTGCTGATCGCCGGTCTTGCCCCCACCATGCCGCTGCTGATTGTCGGGCGCGCCGTGCAGGGGCTGGGTAGCGGCATCATTGGCGCGGTGGTCTACATCATCGTGGGACGTGGCTATGAGACGGATGCGCGTCCGCGCATGCTGGCGATCATTTCGAGCGCCTGGGTTGTGCCGGGCATGGTTAGTCCAGGAGTGGCGGGAATTATTACCGAAACCATCGGCTGGCGCTGGGTCTTTCTCGGCTTGATCCCGCTACCGATCCTGGCGGCATGCATGGCGCTGCCGTCGTTGCGTCGTCTGGCGCCAGCGCAGCATAGTACGTCTGGCAATCATCAACGTAACCGTGAGATCAGGCTGGCGCTTGTGCTCGCCACAGGCGCAGGAATGGTCATCGGCGGACTGGGGTGGATGAGCGCTGCGCCGCCGACGGGCGTGGCGCTCCTCTCCCTCGGCGCAGTTGCGACAATCATTGCGCTACGTCAGGTGCTGCCCGCAGGAACGCTCCGTGCCGCACCCGGACTTCCAGCCGCCATCGCGGCAATGGGGCTGCTCAACCTGGCATTCTTCGGCGTCGATGCATTCGTCCCGCTGGCGCTTACGACCGTGCGTGGGTTGAGCATCGTTACCGCCGGGCTGGCGCTGACCGCTGCCACCCTGACGTGGACTGCTGGCGCATGGATGCAGGCGCGTCTCGCCAGACGCATGCCACCTGGCTCGATTGCTGTCCTCGGCTTGCTGGTGATGCTGATCGGTATAAGCGCCACGACGGCCACAGTCGCTCCAGTAATGCCAGCACTCCTCAGTATTGGTACGTGGGGTATCGCCGGATGCGGCATCGGTCTGGCGTACTCGGCTCTTTCCCTTGCGGTGCTTCAGAATGCAACGCAGGGTCACGAGGGCCGCGCATCATCAGCGTTGCAGATTGCCAGTCAACTTGGAACTGCGCTCGGCGCAGGCATTGGCGGCGTGATCATCGGCTCAGGAGGAAGCGGCATAACCGTTGCAGCCGAACGCGTCATGCTGCACTTCGTACTGATGATCGTCGTCACCGGCATCGCCGTTTTGACCGCGTGGCGCGTGGAACGGTGA
- a CDS encoding cell division protein FtsQ/DivIB — translation MRNDIQYNQPNTRARIAARRNRRRSALPGPRRAFGDWLASGRIASLVLFLASLGGLVAIAVSPQFVVRTVQINGIRVLDAADVEELAGVTGASIWLVQTDDVEARIARNAYVERVQATLILPDMLVIDLDERQPDVRWQVGETRYLVDAEGRVLGPDASTFLTETLVIEDRSGRTISPNDRIDPDILYLVRALALRLPEEAGVTPSGISWDVEHGVTITTIDGRTIIFGRKDHLEEKIQILRFLTLQEPTEYTWLDLRPATPYYRNDAPPQPQAQRG, via the coding sequence ATGAGAAACGACATTCAGTACAACCAACCGAACACGCGCGCCCGCATTGCTGCACGCCGCAATCGCCGGCGCAGCGCACTGCCAGGACCGCGCCGCGCGTTCGGCGACTGGCTGGCGAGTGGTCGGATTGCCAGCCTGGTGCTGTTTCTGGCATCGCTCGGCGGATTGGTTGCCATCGCCGTCTCACCGCAGTTCGTTGTGCGCACGGTGCAGATCAATGGAATCCGGGTGCTCGATGCCGCCGATGTCGAGGAACTGGCAGGCGTGACCGGCGCATCGATCTGGCTGGTGCAAACCGATGATGTTGAGGCGCGTATTGCCCGGAACGCCTATGTCGAGCGCGTCCAGGCGACGCTGATCCTTCCCGACATGCTGGTCATCGACCTGGACGAGCGGCAGCCCGATGTACGCTGGCAGGTTGGCGAGACACGCTATCTCGTCGATGCCGAAGGGCGCGTGCTGGGACCTGATGCATCCACATTCCTGACCGAAACGCTGGTCATTGAAGACCGCAGCGGACGGACGATCAGTCCAAACGACCGGATTGATCCCGACATCCTGTACCTGGTTCGCGCCCTGGCGCTGCGCCTGCCAGAGGAAGCTGGCGTGACGCCATCCGGCATCAGTTGGGATGTGGAACACGGCGTGACGATCACAACCATCGATGGTCGAACGATTATCTTTGGACGCAAAGACCATCTGGAGGAAAAAATACAGATTCTGCGCTTCCTGACGCTTCAAGAACCTACGGAGTACACCTGGCTCGATTTGCGTCCGGCGACGCCGTACTATCGTAACGATGCGCCGCCACAACCGCAGGCACAACGAGGCTGA
- a CDS encoding eCIS core domain-containing protein — protein MRSTNRLSQRKPPAFDAAPLSRISRQTASHAAASNERADAADQSAAFPAGHSFESLQIESDARQRTAPDEPSLIAPLVLPRNPEDDLRERASRATNYDLSHAAIHRNSPLAAASGVEAFALSQEIHVAPGRYQPETPHGAHVLLHELAHVAQQGNDSARNAADPHEYDTLEQQAEAVAHRAAGLAPSASSTHLRALSPPTPTLFPQAFDPRYHRQATVHGLVGTGFSAEEIGQIYAANWERDFSQAHPALANIVLTWKAIKLAAFNRESLDPAIDRFNRAVGALLDMIPGRVSELANTQSYGGYNFYEHMDNPASEAALQGDRGEARVNREDLLVIPEGERIPKYMIDSREYIKAQLFRAAQSYRGDMHGQKTGQTAEAFRDRAAELEERMPGPPVARGALRTTAVAQETAIQVEHTPFQEITFEEEVITAPRGTGNGAGAEADLSTSGPAFNAEVDRRFWAQTNYKVNQRLDPSLPEDQPYIQIWLRIRNQVRAERQAALREREARTITMPAETIRGTVPRGPTGHWGPDVADAMGRAGHALEDFFAHSNFVELAIGQPAPTLLYNPATGKVEPVQGQLGTGAFGDNDKLHSLAHKIRAIADEIESEMPLVNRVAGRTTVDPTPDQVHVGSEAPPVAHSHDEHEHEGAPGFLDWVRAVGGTGLRAAGRIIGGGVLGGAAAGAVIGAALGGLLGGLAGGVIGGIAGFFASGGMEGLRTRIRETFRDVIATPQGIAMLRRIADVIERMTRANEEAGSHTALAKDQPGHDDSPSGRLRTIKFELAQELAAAADRMILGGMRAVFDVPSPKSANDLLNDIYTQLDALIAPPGNHPLDHLIEHRREEAIQALEEYQRHL, from the coding sequence ATGAGATCAACGAACCGCCTTTCTCAACGAAAACCGCCAGCATTCGACGCCGCTCCATTATCGCGTATTTCTCGACAGACCGCTTCCCACGCAGCCGCCAGCAACGAACGCGCAGATGCCGCCGATCAGAGCGCCGCCTTCCCAGCCGGTCACTCTTTTGAGTCGTTGCAGATCGAAAGCGATGCGCGTCAGCGCACGGCGCCAGACGAACCGTCTCTCATTGCACCTCTGGTTCTGCCGCGCAATCCAGAGGATGATCTGCGGGAGCGCGCCTCGCGCGCGACGAACTACGACCTGAGTCACGCTGCGATCCATCGCAATAGTCCGCTTGCTGCTGCCAGCGGCGTGGAAGCGTTCGCTCTGTCGCAGGAGATCCACGTTGCGCCGGGGCGGTATCAACCGGAGACGCCCCATGGCGCCCATGTGCTGCTGCACGAACTGGCGCACGTGGCGCAGCAGGGAAACGATAGCGCACGCAATGCAGCCGATCCGCACGAGTATGACACCCTCGAACAGCAAGCCGAAGCCGTGGCGCATCGCGCTGCCGGTCTCGCTCCCTCCGCCTCTTCGACTCATCTGCGCGCACTGTCGCCGCCAACGCCAACATTATTCCCGCAGGCGTTCGACCCGCGGTACCACCGGCAGGCAACGGTTCACGGGCTTGTCGGAACCGGCTTTTCGGCGGAAGAGATCGGTCAGATCTACGCGGCCAACTGGGAACGTGACTTCTCACAGGCGCATCCGGCGCTTGCGAATATCGTGCTGACGTGGAAAGCGATCAAACTGGCAGCCTTCAACCGCGAATCGCTCGATCCGGCAATCGACCGGTTCAACCGGGCAGTCGGCGCGTTGCTTGACATGATCCCCGGTCGCGTCAGCGAACTGGCAAATACTCAATCATACGGGGGATACAATTTCTACGAGCACATGGATAATCCCGCCAGTGAAGCGGCTCTCCAGGGTGATCGCGGGGAAGCCAGGGTGAACCGTGAAGATCTCCTGGTGATCCCGGAGGGCGAACGCATTCCGAAGTACATGATCGACTCGCGGGAATACATCAAGGCGCAACTCTTCCGCGCCGCTCAGTCGTACCGTGGCGATATGCATGGACAGAAAACAGGGCAAACTGCGGAGGCGTTTCGCGATCGCGCAGCCGAACTGGAAGAGCGCATGCCGGGACCGCCTGTGGCGCGCGGAGCGCTGCGTACCACAGCGGTGGCGCAGGAAACCGCGATCCAGGTTGAACATACTCCATTTCAGGAGATCACGTTCGAAGAGGAGGTTATCACTGCACCACGGGGGACCGGCAATGGCGCAGGCGCAGAAGCCGATCTATCGACCAGCGGACCGGCTTTCAACGCCGAGGTGGATCGGCGCTTTTGGGCGCAGACGAACTACAAAGTCAATCAGCGCCTCGATCCGAGCCTGCCGGAGGATCAACCATACATCCAGATATGGTTGCGTATTCGGAATCAGGTGCGCGCCGAGCGTCAGGCGGCGCTGCGTGAGCGCGAAGCGCGGACGATCACCATGCCGGCTGAGACGATTCGGGGTACGGTTCCTCGCGGACCGACCGGACACTGGGGACCTGATGTCGCCGATGCCATGGGGCGGGCGGGTCATGCGCTCGAAGACTTCTTTGCTCACTCGAACTTCGTTGAGTTAGCCATTGGGCAACCGGCGCCGACCCTTCTCTATAATCCCGCGACGGGGAAGGTCGAGCCAGTCCAGGGTCAACTGGGCACAGGGGCGTTCGGCGACAACGACAAACTGCATTCATTGGCGCACAAAATACGGGCAATCGCCGATGAGATCGAAAGCGAAATGCCCCTGGTCAACCGTGTGGCAGGACGCACCACCGTCGATCCAACCCCCGATCAGGTGCATGTCGGGAGCGAGGCGCCGCCTGTGGCACACAGCCACGATGAGCACGAACACGAAGGAGCGCCGGGGTTTCTCGATTGGGTCAGGGCTGTGGGAGGCACGGGGTTGCGGGCGGCAGGTCGCATCATTGGCGGCGGGGTGCTGGGAGGCGCAGCGGCGGGAGCGGTTATCGGAGCGGCGCTTGGAGGCCTGCTCGGCGGTCTTGCGGGAGGGGTCATCGGCGGCATTGCAGGGTTCTTCGCCAGCGGCGGAATGGAAGGGTTGCGCACCCGCATCCGGGAAACATTCCGGGATGTGATTGCCACCCCTCAAGGGATTGCGATGTTGCGGCGGATTGCCGACGTGATTGAACGCATGACCCGTGCCAACGAAGAGGCCGGTTCACACACGGCGCTGGCAAAGGATCAACCCGGTCACGATGACTCGCCGTCGGGACGATTGCGCACCATCAAGTTTGAACTGGCGCAGGAACTTGCCGCTGCTGCGGATCGCATGATCCTGGGCGGGATGCGGGCAGTCTTCGATGTGCCGTCTCCAAAGTCGGCGAATGATCTGCTGAATGATATCTACACGCAACTCGACGCTCTGATCGCGCCGCCGGGCAATCACCCGCTCGATCATCTGATTGAGCATCGCCGGGAGGAGGCGATCCAGGCGCTCGAAGAGTATCAGAGGCACTTGTAA
- the ftsA gene encoding cell division protein FtsA, whose amino-acid sequence MAHRTIVGIDVGTTKVCTIVGQVYDNGRINVLGVGLTPSKGLDKGVVVNIDDAVNAIATSVEKAERLSGYRINAAFVGIAGRHIQSLNSRGVVAVARSDHEITRHDVARAVEAAQAVAIPTQREVIHVIPRAYVVDGNEGIRDPIGMSGFRLEVETHIITGEVMAIQNLIKSVQKTGVEIDDLVLQPLAAGEAVLSADDKDRGVVLVDIGGGTTDIAVFAQGGIWHTSVIPVGGNHFTNDIVIVQQTPHNTAEYLKLKYGAAIAGETEEESDDVIDVEGFAPGERQQISRRMLNQVLQARAEELTELIYNEIRRSGYEGLLPAGIVLTGGTAQLPRLDELMRDMLGIPVRIGTPADLTGLADTLNSPAYATAIGLLRWGMRHGASGLHSGGAPPEHGGWVSTYERFKRWLKEFLP is encoded by the coding sequence ATGGCACACCGCACAATCGTCGGAATCGACGTCGGCACGACCAAGGTCTGCACCATCGTGGGGCAGGTCTACGACAATGGGCGCATCAATGTGCTCGGAGTCGGTCTGACGCCGTCGAAAGGACTGGATAAAGGAGTTGTCGTCAATATCGACGACGCGGTCAATGCAATTGCAACCAGCGTCGAGAAAGCCGAACGACTCTCCGGCTATCGAATCAATGCTGCATTCGTGGGCATTGCTGGTCGGCACATCCAGTCGCTCAACAGTCGCGGCGTCGTTGCAGTAGCGCGCAGCGATCATGAAATTACCCGTCACGATGTTGCGCGGGCAGTCGAAGCGGCGCAGGCGGTGGCGATCCCTACCCAGCGCGAGGTCATTCATGTGATTCCGCGCGCCTATGTGGTCGATGGCAACGAGGGCATCCGCGATCCGATCGGCATGTCTGGCTTTCGCCTCGAGGTGGAAACGCACATCATCACCGGCGAAGTGATGGCGATCCAGAACCTGATCAAGAGTGTGCAGAAGACCGGCGTTGAGATCGACGATCTGGTGCTGCAGCCGCTGGCGGCTGGCGAAGCCGTCTTGAGCGCCGATGACAAAGACCGCGGTGTGGTACTGGTGGACATTGGCGGCGGCACAACCGATATCGCCGTCTTTGCCCAGGGCGGCATCTGGCATACCAGCGTGATTCCTGTTGGCGGCAACCATTTCACCAACGATATCGTCATCGTTCAACAGACGCCGCACAACACTGCCGAATACCTGAAACTGAAGTACGGCGCCGCGATCGCCGGAGAAACGGAGGAGGAGTCGGATGACGTGATCGACGTGGAAGGTTTCGCGCCTGGTGAACGACAGCAGATCAGTCGTCGCATGCTGAACCAGGTTCTTCAGGCGCGTGCCGAAGAATTGACCGAACTGATCTACAACGAAATCCGACGCAGCGGCTACGAAGGTCTCCTGCCGGCGGGCATCGTCCTGACCGGCGGAACGGCACAGTTGCCGCGCCTCGACGAACTGATGCGCGATATGCTCGGCATTCCGGTGCGGATCGGCACACCCGCCGATCTGACCGGTCTGGCGGATACGCTCAACAGCCCGGCGTATGCGACGGCTATCGGATTGTTGCGCTGGGGCATGCGCCACGGTGCGAGCGGGTTGCATTCCGGCGGCGCACCGCCTGAGCATGGCGGATGGGTCTCGACCTACGAACGATTCAAACGATGGCTGAAAGAGTTTCTGCCATAA
- a CDS encoding DUF4058 family protein, with product MPGPFPGMDPYLERRDLWPDVHQRLITYSADALQPQIRPRYHARIGERLYVIPPHRSIYPDVTVTQRPLAEAPGEGRDVAVLTADAPVVIAVAPEEVREPFIEILDLTRGGRVVTVIEVLSPANKTPGEGHEAYRRKQEETLASDTHLVEIDLLRQGLPTVAIPPHYLIPYQPWHYVICISRAGRRERFEVYVRTIRQRLPRIAIPLHPPDPDAVLDVQAVLERCYEHGAYSDLIDYRLDPDVALPAEEVAWVDAHLRQQGLRP from the coding sequence ATGCCAGGACCATTTCCCGGAATGGATCCCTACCTGGAACGCCGCGACCTCTGGCCCGACGTCCATCAGCGGCTGATAACGTATAGCGCGGATGCGCTCCAGCCGCAGATCCGTCCCCGCTATCACGCGCGCATCGGGGAGCGCCTCTATGTCATCCCGCCGCACCGGTCTATCTATCCGGATGTGACCGTCACGCAGCGTCCGCTGGCAGAAGCGCCGGGAGAAGGGCGCGACGTGGCGGTGCTGACGGCTGATGCGCCGGTGGTCATCGCCGTCGCGCCGGAAGAGGTGCGCGAGCCGTTCATCGAGATTCTCGACCTGACCCGGGGCGGGCGCGTCGTCACGGTGATCGAGGTGCTCAGCCCCGCCAACAAAACGCCTGGCGAAGGGCACGAAGCGTATCGCCGCAAGCAGGAAGAGACGCTCGCCAGCGACACCCATCTGGTGGAGATCGACCTGTTGCGCCAGGGACTGCCCACGGTGGCGATTCCGCCGCACTATCTGATCCCCTATCAACCGTGGCACTACGTCATCTGCATCAGCCGGGCGGGGCGCCGCGAGCGGTTCGAGGTGTATGTGCGCACGATCCGGCAGCGCCTGCCGCGGATTGCCATTCCGCTGCACCCGCCGGACCCGGACGCCGTCTTAGACGTGCAGGCGGTGTTGGAGCGCTGCTACGAGCACGGCGCCTACAGCGACCTGATCGATTATCGTCTCGATCCCGACGTCGCGCTGCCCGCCGAAGAGGTCGCCTGGGTGGATGCACATCTGCGCCAGCAGGGGCTTCGCCCGTAG
- the ftsZ gene encoding cell division protein FtsZ has protein sequence MIDYASLSQAAENFAVIKVVGVGGGGSNAVDRMVDEGVTGVEFITINTDAQALLHSRAPTRIRIGDKLTKGLGSGGNPVIGQKAAEETTEEIYEALKGADMVFITAGMGGGTGTGASPVIASIAQDLGMLTVGVVTKPFSFEGNHRRKTAEQGIEQLRPMVDTLIVIPNDRLLQTASKNTSMLQAFQMADNVLRQGIQGISDLITQRGLINVDFADVKTIMARQGSALMALGIGSGDNRMVDAVNEAIASPLLEVSIDGAKGVLFNVTGGEDLGILEVYEAADIVAKAVDPEANIIFGAVIDPTFPPGQVKITLIATGFDANRPAEARKRIYMSGAQQQPTQPKRDMAYAESQPPAAARPQPQQPARPQSASINPDDLDIPPFLRNRRKNG, from the coding sequence ATGATCGATTATGCGAGTCTGAGCCAGGCCGCAGAGAACTTCGCGGTCATCAAAGTGGTTGGTGTCGGCGGCGGCGGTTCGAATGCCGTTGATCGCATGGTAGACGAAGGCGTGACCGGTGTTGAGTTTATCACGATCAACACTGATGCGCAGGCATTGCTGCATTCGCGCGCGCCGACCCGCATTCGCATTGGCGACAAACTCACCAAGGGGCTTGGTTCAGGTGGCAACCCGGTCATCGGGCAGAAAGCCGCCGAAGAGACGACCGAGGAGATCTACGAGGCGCTCAAGGGCGCCGATATGGTCTTCATCACGGCTGGCATGGGCGGCGGTACGGGCACCGGCGCCTCGCCGGTGATCGCCAGCATCGCGCAGGACCTGGGGATGCTCACGGTTGGCGTGGTGACGAAGCCGTTCAGTTTCGAGGGCAACCACCGCCGCAAGACTGCCGAACAGGGGATCGAGCAACTGCGCCCAATGGTCGATACGCTGATCGTCATTCCCAACGACCGCCTGTTGCAAACGGCGAGCAAGAACACGTCAATGCTTCAGGCATTCCAGATGGCAGACAACGTGCTGCGCCAGGGCATTCAGGGCATTTCGGACCTGATTACGCAGCGCGGGTTGATCAACGTTGATTTTGCCGACGTGAAAACCATCATGGCGCGTCAGGGGTCAGCGCTGATGGCGCTTGGCATCGGCAGCGGCGATAATCGCATGGTTGATGCGGTCAACGAAGCGATTGCCTCACCCCTGCTCGAAGTCTCGATCGACGGGGCGAAGGGCGTGCTGTTCAACGTCACCGGCGGCGAAGACCTGGGCATCCTGGAGGTGTACGAAGCGGCGGACATTGTGGCGAAGGCGGTTGACCCGGAAGCGAACATCATCTTCGGCGCGGTGATCGATCCGACCTTCCCGCCTGGACAGGTGAAGATCACGCTGATCGCAACCGGTTTCGACGCCAACCGTCCGGCAGAGGCGCGCAAGCGCATCTACATGTCTGGTGCGCAGCAGCAACCCACCCAACCGAAACGCGACATGGCGTATGCGGAATCACAACCGCCCGCAGCGGCGCGTCCGCAACCGCAACAACCGGCACGTCCGCAGAGCGCCAGCATCAACCCCGACGACCTGGACATCCCGCCATTCCTGCGCAACCGCCGCAAGAACGGGTAA
- the murB gene encoding UDP-N-acetylmuramate dehydrogenase has translation MRYLENEPLAPYTSWRIGGPARYFVQATGAADLASALAWAEQRNLPVFILGGGSNILVRDSGFDGLVIRVRGHEVRLEANGDTASVIVEAGAPMAGTARRLARQGWSGLEWAEGLPGTIGGALYGNAGCYGSDIATSLDRAWVLVRGETQEWSVDRFAFGYRTSVLKQMRAAGIRWQDQPIVLAAAFRLHRDDLTALAQRMERTSNERRSKTPWGASCGSVFKNPPGDSAGRLIEAAGLKGTRIGNAEIALRHANYIINLGGASSDDVLRLIDLARERVLAISGIELELEIQIVG, from the coding sequence ATGCGTTATCTCGAAAACGAACCGCTTGCACCGTATACATCCTGGCGGATTGGCGGACCAGCGCGATACTTTGTGCAGGCGACAGGCGCTGCTGATCTGGCTTCCGCCCTCGCCTGGGCGGAACAGCGCAACCTGCCTGTTTTCATCCTTGGCGGCGGCTCGAATATCCTGGTTCGCGATAGTGGGTTTGATGGGCTGGTCATTCGCGTTCGCGGGCATGAGGTGCGCCTGGAAGCCAATGGCGACACAGCGAGCGTTATTGTCGAAGCCGGTGCGCCTATGGCTGGCACAGCGCGCCGGCTGGCGCGTCAGGGGTGGTCCGGGCTTGAATGGGCGGAAGGGTTGCCGGGAACCATCGGCGGTGCGCTCTATGGCAATGCCGGATGTTACGGCAGCGATATTGCGACCTCCCTCGACCGCGCCTGGGTGCTGGTACGTGGCGAAACCCAGGAGTGGTCGGTTGATCGCTTCGCCTTCGGCTATCGGACGAGCGTCCTTAAGCAAATGCGCGCCGCTGGCATCCGGTGGCAGGATCAACCGATCGTGCTGGCGGCGGCATTTCGCCTCCACCGTGATGATCTGACGGCGCTGGCGCAACGCATGGAGCGCACATCGAACGAGCGGCGCAGCAAGACGCCCTGGGGCGCGAGTTGCGGCAGTGTGTTCAAAAATCCTCCGGGTGACAGTGCGGGGCGCCTGATCGAAGCTGCGGGGTTGAAAGGAACGCGCATCGGCAACGCAGAAATCGCGTTGCGTCATGCGAACTATATCATCAACCTGGGCGGAGCGTCGAGTGATGATGTGCTGCGGTTGATCGACCTGGCGCGCGAACGGGTGCTGGCGATCAGCGGCATTGAACTCGAACTGGAAATTCAGATCGTTGGATGA